Proteins from one Rhinopithecus roxellana isolate Shanxi Qingling chromosome 18, ASM756505v1, whole genome shotgun sequence genomic window:
- the MPHOSPH8 gene encoding M-phase phosphoprotein 8 isoform X4: protein MEPVAEGASVTAVPVTAADSTEELAEVEGVGVVGEDNDAAARGAEAFGDSEEDGEDVFEVEKILDMKTEGGKVLYKVRWKGYTSDDDTWEPEVHLEDCKEVLLEFRKKIAENKAKAVRKDIQRLSLNNDIFEANSDSDQQSETKEDTSPKKKKKKLRQREEKSPDDLKKKKAKAGKLKDKSKPDLESSLESLGFDLRTKKRISEAKEELKESKKPKKDEVKETKELKKVKKGEIRDLKTKTREDPKENRKTKKEKFVESQVESESSVLNDSAFPEDDSEGLHSDSREEKQNTKTARERAGQDTGLEHGFEKPLDSAMSAEEDADVRGRRRKKAPRKAEDARESRKLENKNAFLEKRTAPKKQRTQDRGRSAAEFEKLMPVSAQTPKGWRLSGEERGFWSTDPAEEDKETKKTESKEKYQKRHDSDKEEKGRKDPKGLKALKEIRNAFDLFKLTPEEKNDVSENNRKREEIPLDFKTIDDHKTKENRQSLKERRNTRDETDTWAYIAAEGDQEVSDSVCQADENSDGRQQILSLGMDLQLEWMKLEDFQKHLDGKDENFAAADAIPSNVLRDAVKNGDYITVKVALNSNEEYNLDQEDSSGMTLVMLAAAGGQDDLLRLLITKGAKVNGRQKNGTTALIHAAEKNFLTTVAILLEAGAFVNVQQSNGETALMKACKRGNSDIVRLVIECGADCNILSKHQNSALHFAKQSNNVLVYDLLKSHLETLSRVAEETIKDYFEARLALLEPVFPIACHRLCEGPDFSTDFNYKPPQNIPEGSGILLFIFHANFLGKEVIARLCGPCSVQAVVLNDKFQLPVFLVKLLIGAYRVQLQ, encoded by the exons GGTAAAGTTCTTTACAAAGTTCGCTGGAAAGGCTATACGTCGGATGACGATACCTGGGAGCCCGAGGTTCACTTGGAGGACTGTAAAGAAGTGCTTCTTGAATTTAGGAAGAAAATTGCAGAGAACAAAGCCAAAGCAGTCAGGAAGGATATTCAG agaCTGTCCTTAAATAACGACATATTTGAGGCGAACTCTGATAGCGATCAGCAAAGTGAGACAAAAGAagatacttcaccaaagaagaaaaagaaaaaattaaggcagagagaagagaaaagcccagatgatctgaaaaagaaaaaagcaaaggccGGGAAGCTAAAAGACAAGTCGAAACCAGACCTGGAGAGCTCCTTGGAAAGTTTAGGTTTTGATTTaaggacaaagaaaagaatttctgaaGCCAAAGAAGAACTAAAGGAGTCCAAGAAGCCCAAAAAAGATGaagtgaaagaaacaaaggaattaaagaaagttaaaaagggtGAAATAAGAGATTTAAAGACGAAAACAAGAGAAGAtcccaaagaaaatagaaaaacaaaaaaagaaaaatttgtcgAATCCCAGGTGGAATCTGAATCAAGTGTACTTAATGATTCTGCCTTTCCAGAGGATGACAGTGAAGGGCTACATTCCGAcagcagagaagagaaacaaaacacTAAAACTGCACGAGAGAGAGCAGGGCAGGACACAGGGCTGGAGCATGGCTTTGAGAAGCCCCTGGACAGCGCCATGAGTGCTGAGGAGGATGCCGATgtcagaggcaggaggagaaagaaggccCCGAGGAAGGCTGAGGACGCCAGAGAGAGCAGGAAGCTGGAGAACAAGAACGCTTTCTTAGAGAAGAGAACGGCGCCTAAAAAGCAGAGGACTCAAGACAGAGGCAGAAGTGCTGCAGAGTTCGAGAAGCTGATGCCCGTGTCTGCCCAAACGCCGAAGGGCTGGAGGTTGAGCGGGGAAGAGAGAGGCTTCTGGTCCACTGACCCAGCTGAGGAG GACAAAGAGACCAAAAaaactgaatccaaagaaaaatatcagaaaaggcATGATTCTGACaaggaagaaaaaggcagaaaagatCCAAAAGGATTAAAGG cACTTAAGGAAATCAGAAAtgcatttgatttatttaaattaactccagaagaaaaaaatgatgtttctGAGAATAATcggaaaagggaagaaataccACTGGATTTTAAAACCATAGACGATCACAAAACCAAGGAAAACAGACAGTCACTTAAAGAGAGGAGGAACACCAGAGACGAAACAGACACTTGGGCATACATTGCTGCAGAAGGTGATCAGGAGGTTTCAGACAGCGTGTGCCAAGCAGATGAGAATTCGG ATGGCAGGCAGCAGATTCTGAGTTTGGGCATGGACCTGCAGTTGGAATGGATGAAGTTAGAAGATTTCCAAAAGCACCTTGATGGGAAAGATGAGAATTTTGCTGCAGCAGATGCAATTCCAAGTA atGTGTTAAGGGATGCTGTAAAAAATGGGGATTATATTACTGTAAAAGTTGCACTTAATTCAAATGAAGAATATAACCTGGACCAAGAG GATTCCAGTGGAATGACACTGGTGATGCTTGCCGCCGCGGGAGGGCAGGACGACCTCCTGCGACTCCTCATAACAAAAGGCGCGAAAGTGAACGGTCGGCAGAAAAACGGGACCACCGCCCTCATTCATGCTGCAGAGAAG aACTTTCTAACAACAGTGGCTATTCTTTTGGAAGCGGGAGCTTTTGTCAATGTCCAGCAGAGCAATGGTGAGACCGCACTGATGAAG GCCTGTAAAAGAGGAAATTCAGACATTGTACGACTTGTGATTGAATGTGGAGCTGACTGCAACATTCTGTCAAAGCACCAGAACAGCGCCCTGCACTTTGCGAAGCAGTCCAACAACGTGCTTGTGTACGACTTGCTGAAGAGCCATTTAGAGAC ACTTTCAAGAGTAGCAGAAGAGACAATAAAGGATTACTTTGAAGCTCGCCTTGCTCTGCTAGAACCAGTTTTTCCAATCGCATGTCATCGACTCTGTGAGGGGCCTGATTTTTCAACAGATTTCAATTACAAACCCCCACAGAACATACCAGAAG GCTCTGGCATCCTGCTGTTTATCTTCCATGCAAACTTTTTGGGTAAAGAAGTTATTGCTCGGCTCTGTGGACCATGTAGTGTACAAGCTGTAGTTCTGAATGATAAATTTCAACTTCCTGTTTTTCTG GTTAAGTTGCTAATAGGTGCATACAGAGTGCAGCTGCAGTGA
- the MPHOSPH8 gene encoding M-phase phosphoprotein 8 isoform X2, which yields MEPVAEGASVTAVPVTAADSTEELAEVEGVGVVGEDNDAAARGAEAFGDSEEDGEDVFEVEKILDMKTEGGKVLYKVRWKGYTSDDDTWEPEVHLEDCKEVLLEFRKKIAENKAKAVRKDIQRLSLNNDIFEANSDSDQQSETKEDTSPKKKKKKLRQREEKSPDDLKKKKAKAGKLKDKSKPDLESSLESLGFDLRTKKRISEAKEELKESKKPKKDEVKETKELKKVKKGEIRDLKTKTREDPKENRKTKKEKFVESQVESESSVLNDSAFPEDDSEGLHSDSREEKQNTKTARERAGQDTGLEHGFEKPLDSAMSAEEDADVRGRRRKKAPRKAEDARESRKLENKNAFLEKRTAPKKQRTQDRGRSAAEFEKLMPVSAQTPKGWRLSGEERGFWSTDPAEEDKETKKTESKEKYQKRHDSDKEEKGRKDPKGLKALKEIRNAFDLFKLTPEEKNDVSENNRKREEIPLDFKTIDDHKTKENRQSLKERRNTRDETDTWAYIAAEGDQEVSDSVCQADENSDGRQQILSLGMDLQLEWMKLEDFQKHLDGKDENFAAADAIPSNVLRDAVKNGDYITVKVALNSNEEYNLDQEDSSGMTLVMLAAAGGQDDLLRLLITKGAKVNGRQKNGTTALIHAAEKNFLTTVAILLEAGAFVNVQQSNGETALMKACKRGNSDIVRLVIECGADCNILSKHQNSALHFAKQSNNVLVYDLLKSHLETLSRVAEETIKDYFEARLALLEPVFPIACHRLCEGPDFSTDFNYKPPQNIPEGSGILLFIFHANFLGKEVIARLCGPCSVQAVVLNDKFQLPVFLDSHFVYSFSPIAGPNKLFIRLTEAPSAKVKLLIGAYRVQLQ from the exons GGTAAAGTTCTTTACAAAGTTCGCTGGAAAGGCTATACGTCGGATGACGATACCTGGGAGCCCGAGGTTCACTTGGAGGACTGTAAAGAAGTGCTTCTTGAATTTAGGAAGAAAATTGCAGAGAACAAAGCCAAAGCAGTCAGGAAGGATATTCAG agaCTGTCCTTAAATAACGACATATTTGAGGCGAACTCTGATAGCGATCAGCAAAGTGAGACAAAAGAagatacttcaccaaagaagaaaaagaaaaaattaaggcagagagaagagaaaagcccagatgatctgaaaaagaaaaaagcaaaggccGGGAAGCTAAAAGACAAGTCGAAACCAGACCTGGAGAGCTCCTTGGAAAGTTTAGGTTTTGATTTaaggacaaagaaaagaatttctgaaGCCAAAGAAGAACTAAAGGAGTCCAAGAAGCCCAAAAAAGATGaagtgaaagaaacaaaggaattaaagaaagttaaaaagggtGAAATAAGAGATTTAAAGACGAAAACAAGAGAAGAtcccaaagaaaatagaaaaacaaaaaaagaaaaatttgtcgAATCCCAGGTGGAATCTGAATCAAGTGTACTTAATGATTCTGCCTTTCCAGAGGATGACAGTGAAGGGCTACATTCCGAcagcagagaagagaaacaaaacacTAAAACTGCACGAGAGAGAGCAGGGCAGGACACAGGGCTGGAGCATGGCTTTGAGAAGCCCCTGGACAGCGCCATGAGTGCTGAGGAGGATGCCGATgtcagaggcaggaggagaaagaaggccCCGAGGAAGGCTGAGGACGCCAGAGAGAGCAGGAAGCTGGAGAACAAGAACGCTTTCTTAGAGAAGAGAACGGCGCCTAAAAAGCAGAGGACTCAAGACAGAGGCAGAAGTGCTGCAGAGTTCGAGAAGCTGATGCCCGTGTCTGCCCAAACGCCGAAGGGCTGGAGGTTGAGCGGGGAAGAGAGAGGCTTCTGGTCCACTGACCCAGCTGAGGAG GACAAAGAGACCAAAAaaactgaatccaaagaaaaatatcagaaaaggcATGATTCTGACaaggaagaaaaaggcagaaaagatCCAAAAGGATTAAAGG cACTTAAGGAAATCAGAAAtgcatttgatttatttaaattaactccagaagaaaaaaatgatgtttctGAGAATAATcggaaaagggaagaaataccACTGGATTTTAAAACCATAGACGATCACAAAACCAAGGAAAACAGACAGTCACTTAAAGAGAGGAGGAACACCAGAGACGAAACAGACACTTGGGCATACATTGCTGCAGAAGGTGATCAGGAGGTTTCAGACAGCGTGTGCCAAGCAGATGAGAATTCGG ATGGCAGGCAGCAGATTCTGAGTTTGGGCATGGACCTGCAGTTGGAATGGATGAAGTTAGAAGATTTCCAAAAGCACCTTGATGGGAAAGATGAGAATTTTGCTGCAGCAGATGCAATTCCAAGTA atGTGTTAAGGGATGCTGTAAAAAATGGGGATTATATTACTGTAAAAGTTGCACTTAATTCAAATGAAGAATATAACCTGGACCAAGAG GATTCCAGTGGAATGACACTGGTGATGCTTGCCGCCGCGGGAGGGCAGGACGACCTCCTGCGACTCCTCATAACAAAAGGCGCGAAAGTGAACGGTCGGCAGAAAAACGGGACCACCGCCCTCATTCATGCTGCAGAGAAG aACTTTCTAACAACAGTGGCTATTCTTTTGGAAGCGGGAGCTTTTGTCAATGTCCAGCAGAGCAATGGTGAGACCGCACTGATGAAG GCCTGTAAAAGAGGAAATTCAGACATTGTACGACTTGTGATTGAATGTGGAGCTGACTGCAACATTCTGTCAAAGCACCAGAACAGCGCCCTGCACTTTGCGAAGCAGTCCAACAACGTGCTTGTGTACGACTTGCTGAAGAGCCATTTAGAGAC ACTTTCAAGAGTAGCAGAAGAGACAATAAAGGATTACTTTGAAGCTCGCCTTGCTCTGCTAGAACCAGTTTTTCCAATCGCATGTCATCGACTCTGTGAGGGGCCTGATTTTTCAACAGATTTCAATTACAAACCCCCACAGAACATACCAGAAG GCTCTGGCATCCTGCTGTTTATCTTCCATGCAAACTTTTTGGGTAAAGAAGTTATTGCTCGGCTCTGTGGACCATGTAGTGTACAAGCTGTAGTTCTGAATGATAAATTTCAACTTCCTGTTTTTCTG GACAGTcattttgtttactcattcagCCCTATTGCAGGTCCCAATAAACTCTTCATAAGATTGACAGAAGCACCCTCTGCCAAG GTTAAGTTGCTAATAGGTGCATACAGAGTGCAGCTGCAGTGA
- the MPHOSPH8 gene encoding M-phase phosphoprotein 8 isoform X3: MEPVAEGASVTAVPVTAADSTEELAEVEGVGVVGEDNDAAARGAEAFGDSEEDGEDVFEVEKILDMKTEGGKVLYKVRWKGYTSDDDTWEPEVHLEDCKEVLLEFRKKIAENKAKAVRKDIQRLSLNNDIFEANSDSDQQSETKEDTSPKKKKKKLRQREEKSPDDLKKKKAKAGKLKDKSKPDLESSLESLGFDLRTKKRISEAKEELKESKKPKKDEVKETKELKKVKKGEIRDLKTKTREDPKENRKTKKEKFVESQVESESSVLNDSAFPEDDSEGLHSDSREEKQNTKTARERAGQDTGLEHGFEKPLDSAMSAEEDADVRGRRRKKAPRKAEDARESRKLENKNAFLEKRTAPKKQRTQDRGRSAAEFEKLMPVSAQTPKGWRLSGEERGFWSTDPAEEDKETKKTESKEKYQKRHDSDKEEKGRKDPKGLKALKEIRNAFDLFKLTPEEKNDVSENNRKREEIPLDFKTIDDHKTKENRQSLKERRNTRDETDTWAYIAAEGDQEVSDSVCQADENSDGRQQILSLGMDLQLEWMKLEDFQKHLDGKDENFAAADAIPSNVLRDAVKNGDYITVKVALNSNEEYNLDQENFLTTVAILLEAGAFVNVQQSNGETALMKACKRGNSDIVRLVIECGADCNILSKHQNSALHFAKQSNNVLVYDLLKSHLETLSRVAEETIKDYFEARLALLEPVFPIACHRLCEGPDFSTDFNYKPPQNIPEGSGILLFIFHANFLGKEVIARLCGPCSVQAVVLNDKFQLPVFLDSHFVYSFSPIAGPNKLFIRLTEAPSAKVTILSSYVVSVLKLLLQITLSTLEKNSKNPGVPVLETRTP; this comes from the exons GGTAAAGTTCTTTACAAAGTTCGCTGGAAAGGCTATACGTCGGATGACGATACCTGGGAGCCCGAGGTTCACTTGGAGGACTGTAAAGAAGTGCTTCTTGAATTTAGGAAGAAAATTGCAGAGAACAAAGCCAAAGCAGTCAGGAAGGATATTCAG agaCTGTCCTTAAATAACGACATATTTGAGGCGAACTCTGATAGCGATCAGCAAAGTGAGACAAAAGAagatacttcaccaaagaagaaaaagaaaaaattaaggcagagagaagagaaaagcccagatgatctgaaaaagaaaaaagcaaaggccGGGAAGCTAAAAGACAAGTCGAAACCAGACCTGGAGAGCTCCTTGGAAAGTTTAGGTTTTGATTTaaggacaaagaaaagaatttctgaaGCCAAAGAAGAACTAAAGGAGTCCAAGAAGCCCAAAAAAGATGaagtgaaagaaacaaaggaattaaagaaagttaaaaagggtGAAATAAGAGATTTAAAGACGAAAACAAGAGAAGAtcccaaagaaaatagaaaaacaaaaaaagaaaaatttgtcgAATCCCAGGTGGAATCTGAATCAAGTGTACTTAATGATTCTGCCTTTCCAGAGGATGACAGTGAAGGGCTACATTCCGAcagcagagaagagaaacaaaacacTAAAACTGCACGAGAGAGAGCAGGGCAGGACACAGGGCTGGAGCATGGCTTTGAGAAGCCCCTGGACAGCGCCATGAGTGCTGAGGAGGATGCCGATgtcagaggcaggaggagaaagaaggccCCGAGGAAGGCTGAGGACGCCAGAGAGAGCAGGAAGCTGGAGAACAAGAACGCTTTCTTAGAGAAGAGAACGGCGCCTAAAAAGCAGAGGACTCAAGACAGAGGCAGAAGTGCTGCAGAGTTCGAGAAGCTGATGCCCGTGTCTGCCCAAACGCCGAAGGGCTGGAGGTTGAGCGGGGAAGAGAGAGGCTTCTGGTCCACTGACCCAGCTGAGGAG GACAAAGAGACCAAAAaaactgaatccaaagaaaaatatcagaaaaggcATGATTCTGACaaggaagaaaaaggcagaaaagatCCAAAAGGATTAAAGG cACTTAAGGAAATCAGAAAtgcatttgatttatttaaattaactccagaagaaaaaaatgatgtttctGAGAATAATcggaaaagggaagaaataccACTGGATTTTAAAACCATAGACGATCACAAAACCAAGGAAAACAGACAGTCACTTAAAGAGAGGAGGAACACCAGAGACGAAACAGACACTTGGGCATACATTGCTGCAGAAGGTGATCAGGAGGTTTCAGACAGCGTGTGCCAAGCAGATGAGAATTCGG ATGGCAGGCAGCAGATTCTGAGTTTGGGCATGGACCTGCAGTTGGAATGGATGAAGTTAGAAGATTTCCAAAAGCACCTTGATGGGAAAGATGAGAATTTTGCTGCAGCAGATGCAATTCCAAGTA atGTGTTAAGGGATGCTGTAAAAAATGGGGATTATATTACTGTAAAAGTTGCACTTAATTCAAATGAAGAATATAACCTGGACCAAGAG aACTTTCTAACAACAGTGGCTATTCTTTTGGAAGCGGGAGCTTTTGTCAATGTCCAGCAGAGCAATGGTGAGACCGCACTGATGAAG GCCTGTAAAAGAGGAAATTCAGACATTGTACGACTTGTGATTGAATGTGGAGCTGACTGCAACATTCTGTCAAAGCACCAGAACAGCGCCCTGCACTTTGCGAAGCAGTCCAACAACGTGCTTGTGTACGACTTGCTGAAGAGCCATTTAGAGAC ACTTTCAAGAGTAGCAGAAGAGACAATAAAGGATTACTTTGAAGCTCGCCTTGCTCTGCTAGAACCAGTTTTTCCAATCGCATGTCATCGACTCTGTGAGGGGCCTGATTTTTCAACAGATTTCAATTACAAACCCCCACAGAACATACCAGAAG GCTCTGGCATCCTGCTGTTTATCTTCCATGCAAACTTTTTGGGTAAAGAAGTTATTGCTCGGCTCTGTGGACCATGTAGTGTACAAGCTGTAGTTCTGAATGATAAATTTCAACTTCCTGTTTTTCTG GACAGTcattttgtttactcattcagCCCTATTGCAGGTCCCAATAAACTCTTCATAAGATTGACAGAAGCACCCTCTGCCAAGGTGACAATCCTTTCTTCATATGTAGTGTCAGTACTCAAGTTGTTACTCCAGATTACTTTAtcaacattagaaaaaaattccaagaatCCTGGTGTACCTGTCCTAGAGACACGCACTCCCTAG
- the MPHOSPH8 gene encoding M-phase phosphoprotein 8 isoform X1, translated as MEPVAEGASVTAVPVTAADSTEELAEVEGVGVVGEDNDAAARGAEAFGDSEEDGEDVFEVEKILDMKTEGGKVLYKVRWKGYTSDDDTWEPEVHLEDCKEVLLEFRKKIAENKAKAVRKDIQRLSLNNDIFEANSDSDQQSETKEDTSPKKKKKKLRQREEKSPDDLKKKKAKAGKLKDKSKPDLESSLESLGFDLRTKKRISEAKEELKESKKPKKDEVKETKELKKVKKGEIRDLKTKTREDPKENRKTKKEKFVESQVESESSVLNDSAFPEDDSEGLHSDSREEKQNTKTARERAGQDTGLEHGFEKPLDSAMSAEEDADVRGRRRKKAPRKAEDARESRKLENKNAFLEKRTAPKKQRTQDRGRSAAEFEKLMPVSAQTPKGWRLSGEERGFWSTDPAEEDKETKKTESKEKYQKRHDSDKEEKGRKDPKGLKALKEIRNAFDLFKLTPEEKNDVSENNRKREEIPLDFKTIDDHKTKENRQSLKERRNTRDETDTWAYIAAEGDQEVSDSVCQADENSDGRQQILSLGMDLQLEWMKLEDFQKHLDGKDENFAAADAIPSNVLRDAVKNGDYITVKVALNSNEEYNLDQEDSSGMTLVMLAAAGGQDDLLRLLITKGAKVNGRQKNGTTALIHAAEKNFLTTVAILLEAGAFVNVQQSNGETALMKACKRGNSDIVRLVIECGADCNILSKHQNSALHFAKQSNNVLVYDLLKSHLETLSRVAEETIKDYFEARLALLEPVFPIACHRLCEGPDFSTDFNYKPPQNIPEGSGILLFIFHANFLGKEVIARLCGPCSVQAVVLNDKFQLPVFLDSHFVYSFSPIAGPNKLFIRLTEAPSAKVTILSSYVVSVLKLLLQITLSTLEKNSKNPGVPVLETRTP; from the exons GGTAAAGTTCTTTACAAAGTTCGCTGGAAAGGCTATACGTCGGATGACGATACCTGGGAGCCCGAGGTTCACTTGGAGGACTGTAAAGAAGTGCTTCTTGAATTTAGGAAGAAAATTGCAGAGAACAAAGCCAAAGCAGTCAGGAAGGATATTCAG agaCTGTCCTTAAATAACGACATATTTGAGGCGAACTCTGATAGCGATCAGCAAAGTGAGACAAAAGAagatacttcaccaaagaagaaaaagaaaaaattaaggcagagagaagagaaaagcccagatgatctgaaaaagaaaaaagcaaaggccGGGAAGCTAAAAGACAAGTCGAAACCAGACCTGGAGAGCTCCTTGGAAAGTTTAGGTTTTGATTTaaggacaaagaaaagaatttctgaaGCCAAAGAAGAACTAAAGGAGTCCAAGAAGCCCAAAAAAGATGaagtgaaagaaacaaaggaattaaagaaagttaaaaagggtGAAATAAGAGATTTAAAGACGAAAACAAGAGAAGAtcccaaagaaaatagaaaaacaaaaaaagaaaaatttgtcgAATCCCAGGTGGAATCTGAATCAAGTGTACTTAATGATTCTGCCTTTCCAGAGGATGACAGTGAAGGGCTACATTCCGAcagcagagaagagaaacaaaacacTAAAACTGCACGAGAGAGAGCAGGGCAGGACACAGGGCTGGAGCATGGCTTTGAGAAGCCCCTGGACAGCGCCATGAGTGCTGAGGAGGATGCCGATgtcagaggcaggaggagaaagaaggccCCGAGGAAGGCTGAGGACGCCAGAGAGAGCAGGAAGCTGGAGAACAAGAACGCTTTCTTAGAGAAGAGAACGGCGCCTAAAAAGCAGAGGACTCAAGACAGAGGCAGAAGTGCTGCAGAGTTCGAGAAGCTGATGCCCGTGTCTGCCCAAACGCCGAAGGGCTGGAGGTTGAGCGGGGAAGAGAGAGGCTTCTGGTCCACTGACCCAGCTGAGGAG GACAAAGAGACCAAAAaaactgaatccaaagaaaaatatcagaaaaggcATGATTCTGACaaggaagaaaaaggcagaaaagatCCAAAAGGATTAAAGG cACTTAAGGAAATCAGAAAtgcatttgatttatttaaattaactccagaagaaaaaaatgatgtttctGAGAATAATcggaaaagggaagaaataccACTGGATTTTAAAACCATAGACGATCACAAAACCAAGGAAAACAGACAGTCACTTAAAGAGAGGAGGAACACCAGAGACGAAACAGACACTTGGGCATACATTGCTGCAGAAGGTGATCAGGAGGTTTCAGACAGCGTGTGCCAAGCAGATGAGAATTCGG ATGGCAGGCAGCAGATTCTGAGTTTGGGCATGGACCTGCAGTTGGAATGGATGAAGTTAGAAGATTTCCAAAAGCACCTTGATGGGAAAGATGAGAATTTTGCTGCAGCAGATGCAATTCCAAGTA atGTGTTAAGGGATGCTGTAAAAAATGGGGATTATATTACTGTAAAAGTTGCACTTAATTCAAATGAAGAATATAACCTGGACCAAGAG GATTCCAGTGGAATGACACTGGTGATGCTTGCCGCCGCGGGAGGGCAGGACGACCTCCTGCGACTCCTCATAACAAAAGGCGCGAAAGTGAACGGTCGGCAGAAAAACGGGACCACCGCCCTCATTCATGCTGCAGAGAAG aACTTTCTAACAACAGTGGCTATTCTTTTGGAAGCGGGAGCTTTTGTCAATGTCCAGCAGAGCAATGGTGAGACCGCACTGATGAAG GCCTGTAAAAGAGGAAATTCAGACATTGTACGACTTGTGATTGAATGTGGAGCTGACTGCAACATTCTGTCAAAGCACCAGAACAGCGCCCTGCACTTTGCGAAGCAGTCCAACAACGTGCTTGTGTACGACTTGCTGAAGAGCCATTTAGAGAC ACTTTCAAGAGTAGCAGAAGAGACAATAAAGGATTACTTTGAAGCTCGCCTTGCTCTGCTAGAACCAGTTTTTCCAATCGCATGTCATCGACTCTGTGAGGGGCCTGATTTTTCAACAGATTTCAATTACAAACCCCCACAGAACATACCAGAAG GCTCTGGCATCCTGCTGTTTATCTTCCATGCAAACTTTTTGGGTAAAGAAGTTATTGCTCGGCTCTGTGGACCATGTAGTGTACAAGCTGTAGTTCTGAATGATAAATTTCAACTTCCTGTTTTTCTG GACAGTcattttgtttactcattcagCCCTATTGCAGGTCCCAATAAACTCTTCATAAGATTGACAGAAGCACCCTCTGCCAAGGTGACAATCCTTTCTTCATATGTAGTGTCAGTACTCAAGTTGTTACTCCAGATTACTTTAtcaacattagaaaaaaattccaagaatCCTGGTGTACCTGTCCTAGAGACACGCACTCCCTAG